A stretch of DNA from Cellulomonas fengjieae:
TGCGGATGGCGAACCTCGCCGAGGCGGGTGCGGCCATCACGACGCGCATCGCCGCGCTCGCGGGCACCGTCGGACGGCCCGTGCCCGTGCAGGTCCGCGACCCCGACGGCGTCTGGTCGCTGATGATCCACCCCGACGGCCTGGTCGACGAGGCACCCGCGCTCATCGACGGCGACGGCTCTGCCGACGGTCCGGCCGACCGCGACGGATCCACCGGTGCGGTGTCGTCCTCGCAGCAGGCGGCGTTCACCGGCGGAGACTCGGCAGCGCCGAGCGTGCCCGCCACGCTCCCCCCGCTCGCGGAGGGCACCCCCAGCACCCCGGCCCGAGGACCCGCGGCGACGCGGGGCAGCACGTCCCGGCCGACGGGCGCGTCGGCCGACGAGGACGGCGTCCCGGCGTCCGGTGGCGCCGGTGGCCCCGCCGCGACCGTCGGGACCGGATCCGGATCGACGCCGCTGCCGACGCTCGACGACCTGCTGGCCGCGCGCCACCCCGTCCCGGCCTCCGGTCCCGCCGAGCACGGGTGGCGTGCCGGGGTCCGACGGCTGACGTTCGGAGTGGTCTCGCCGGCACCGGGGCCCGTGGAGCGTCGTCGGCGGGTCGACTCGGCCTCCGTGCGCCGCACGCTCGACGGCCCGAAGACGGTCGTCGTGATCAACCCCAAGGGCGGCGCCCACAAGACGACGGCGACCATGCTGCTGGCGGCCACGTTCGGCCTGCAGCGCGGCGGGTACACCCTCGCGTGGGACAACAACGAGACGCGCGGCACGCTCGGCTGGCGGTCGTCGCACGCCGACCACACCCGCACGGCCGTGGACCTGCTGAACGCCCTGCCGTCGCTCGGTCCGCAGGGCACGGTCCGGATCGGTGACCTGGACGGCTTCGTGCGCACGCAGCCCAGCGAGCAGTTCGACGTGCTGGCGTCCGACGAGAACTCGGCGTCGGCGTCGTCCGTGGACGCGGACTCGTTCACCGCCCTGCACCAGGTGCTCTCCCGCTTCTACCGGGTGCTGGTCATCGACACGGGCAACAACATGCGCGCCTCGAACTGGCAGGCGGCCGTCGGGGCGGCCGACCAGATCGTCGTGGTGTCCACCGTGCGCGAGGACACCGCCCAGTCGGCCGCGTGGGCGCTCGACGCCCTGCGTGCCACCGGCCACGAGGAAGCGGTCCGCCGGGCCGTCACCGTGCTGTCCGCGCCGGAGCCGAAGGTGGACAAGGACCTGCAGAAGCGTCTGCGGTCCCACTTCGGCGCCCTCACCCGCGCGGTCATCGACGTGCCGCACGACCGGGCGCTGGTCTCGGGCGGACCCATCGACTACGACTCCCTCGACCTGACCACGCGTGACGCCTGGCTGCGGGTGACCGCCGTGGTGGCCGACGGGCTCTGAGCCGTTCCGGGCACGCGGGCGCCCGGGTCGTGCAAGAAGCGGGACGGTCGCGACAGAGTGCAGGTGTAGGCCACCCGACCAGACCAGGGAGCACCGTGCCGTCGCGGACACCGAGCACGCCGAACGGCGAGACCACCCTCTCGCCCGACGCCCCGCCGGACGACACGGACCCGGCGGAGGCCGGCGCGTCCGGTCCCGACCCGTCGCACGACGCCGTCTGGTTCGAGGCGCTCGTCCGGCAGCACGCCACCGCGGTGCACCGGTTCGTCGTGCGGCGCGCCGGCCGTGACGAGGCGGAGGACCTGGCCGCCGACGTGCTCACGGTGGCTTGGCGGCGCCGGGCCGACGTCCCGGACGGCGCCGAGCTGCCCTGGCTGTACCGCACGGCCGGCTTCGTCGTCGCGAACCACCGTCGCAAGGGTCGCCCTGTCCCGGTCGGCGACGTGCCCGAGGAGCTCGACTCCGACGACCCCGCGGTCCGGGCGGTCCAGGAGGAGCGCGTCCGCGAGGTGCTGGGCGCCCTCAGCCCGCGGGACCGGGAGATCCTGCTGCTCAACGCGTGGGAGGGCCTGTCCGGCGAGGAGCTCGCCCACGTGCTCGGCATCGGCCGCGGCGGCGCGGACGCCGCGCTGAGCCGCGCCCGGGCCCGCCTCCGTGAGGTCTGGGCGGCCGCCGAGGCCTGAGCCGGACCGGCGGCCGGCGGCGGCGCGCGGCGGCGGCAGGCGGCTGGCGGCGGGCGGCGGGCGGCGGCCGCGAGATCGTGGGTTCGGCGCGAGATCGTGGCTGCGAACCCCCGCGCTCGTGCCGAACCCACGTTCTCGCGCCCGGAGCGGGAGCGGGGACGGCCGGGCGAGCGGTGCAACGCGGGGTGAACCCGTGCAAGCGCGGAGGCCGCCGGGACACATGAGGGGTAGAGAGCGATCCACCCAGGACCAGGAGGCAGGACCGTGGACGACCGCACCGAGAACGGGACGACCGACGGCATCCCCGACGGCACCGCCGACGACACGGCGTTCGCCCGCCTGCAGGCGGCCGACCCCGCCGCGGGTGCGACCCCGGACGTGCCCGCGCTGTACGCCGCCGTCACCCAGCGCACCGGCGTCCCCGTGGCCGCGCCTGCCGACGAGCTCGCCGCCCGCCGCTCCCGGCGCGCGCCACGCTGGCTGCAGGTCGCGGCCGCGGTCGCGGGCGTCGCGGTGATCGGCGGGGGCGGCTACGCGTACGGCGTGAACAGCGCGCCGACCCAGGCGGTGCTGCCGGCGATCACGCTGGAGAGCGCCGCCGGCGGCCGCGCGGACACGGCCCCCCAGGCGGCGTCCATGGCGGGCGGCGCGGTCGACACCAAGATGATGTACCCCTGGTGGGGCGGTCGGACGGTGTTCGCGGCCAGCGGGCTGTCCGGCGAGGGTGGCTCGGGCGGCGCGTGGGGCTTCGACGCCGCAGGCGTCTACTCCGAGGCGACCGCGGCGGCGGCAGCCGCGGCGCTCGGCGTGCCCGGGCAGCCGAGGCTCGAGTACGGCACGTGGTCGGTGGGTCCGAACGACGGCTCCGCGGCGTCCGTGTCGCTGTCGGCGGACGGCCTCGCGAGCCTGTCCTACTACGACCCCACCCGGGACCCGTGGAACTGCGTGCGCTCGGCGCCGGACAGGATCGAGGAGCCGAGCACGGGCGGGGCCGACGAGCCGAGCACGGGCACGGCCGAGGAGGGGTTCGCCGTGCCGGAGACCGGCATCGTGGGCGGTCCCGGGTGCAGCACCGCGGCGCCGGCGCCGACGGGGGACGCGGCGATCGACCGGGCGAAGGAGGCGCTGTCCGCCGTCGGCGTCGACCCCGCCGGGTACGAGCTCGCCGCGTCGACCGACCCGGGCAGCCCGCAGGTCACCAACGTGTCGGCCAGCCAGGTGCTCGACGGCCAGCTGACCGGCGTGACGGCGAGCGTGACGGTCGTGGCCGACGGCGTGCAGTCGCTGTACGTGCCGCTCGCCCCGCTGGTCGAGCTGGGCAGCTACGACGTGGTGAGCCCGACCGACGCGGTCGCCCGGCTGGACGACCCGCGGTTCGGTGCCTCGGGGGGCGGCGGGGTGATGCCGCTCGCGGCCGGGGGTATGCGCACCGCCGACGACGCGGCGTCGTCGTCGGAGCCGCAGGCCGCGGTGGAGCCGACCGTCCCGGCCACGCCCCAGGCGGGCAGCCCGCTGGCGTGGCCGGTGCAGGAGGTCACGCTCGTGTCCGCCCGGCTCGGGGTCGCCCTGACCACCCTGCCGACCGGCGCGTCCGTGCTGGTGCCGACGTATGAGCTCGCGGACGCCGACGGCGCCACGTGGAGCGTCATCGCGGTGGTCGACGACCAGCTGGACTTCTCCGCGGTGGGCTGACCGGCACGACGAAGGCCGGCCGACGTCGGAGGGGACGTCGACCGGCCTTCGTCGTGCCCGCGGGTCCGCGCGGTCCGACGGCTACCGCCGGACGGTCAGCGGTCGGGACGTCGACCCGAGGACCGACAGGTCGCCCGCGTACTGCGCCGTGAGCACGTGGGTGCCGCGAGGGAGCGGACCGAGCCGGACGTCGACGGCTCCGCGGTCCCGCGCCCGCAGCAGTGCGCGCCCGACCTCGACGCCGCCGTCCCGGACGACGACCAGCCCGGTCGGCGCCGTGCGGCCCGCCCGGACCGACACGTGTGCCACCGTCGCGGCCGCGTGCTGCCCGCGCCCGCGTGCCACACGCAGCGACGTGGTCGACGCCGCCCGCGCGGCGGGCGCCACGGGATCGGCCTGCAGCTCGGCCGCGACGGGCAGCAGCCGCCCGTCGAACCCGAACATCGCCTGGTTCTCCCAGGCGTTCCCGGACGTGGGGTCGGCCGGGTCCCAGCCGTTGCCCGCGACCGAGGTCCACGCCGGCTCCCAGTAGACGGTGCCGAGGCCGCGTCCGCCGGGCGCCGAGGCGACCACGTCCTGCACGGCCCGCAGCGCGGAGGCCTGACCGGCCGGCGTGGCCGGGTAGCCGGCGACGAGCTCGTCGGGGGTGTTGAGGATGTTCTCCCAGGCCGGGGTGTCGTCGTCCAGGGTGAACGGGTACGCGGTCTCGACGACCACCACGTCGCGGTCGTACCGGTCGGACAGCGTGGTGACCGCCTCCTGCAGGTCCGCCAGCGACCCGTGCCAGTACCCGTAGTAGGACAGCCCGATCACGTCGAACGGCACGCCGCGCGCGGTGACCTCGTCGAACCACCAGGTCAGGGAGCCGATCCCGTTGTTGATGTTGGTCAGGTGCAGGATCGTCCTGGTGGTGGGGGAGACCTCCTTGACCGCGTCGTGGCCGGCCGTCAGGAACGCCGCGAGGTTGTCCCACTGGGCGCCCGGCACGTCGTCCGACGGGTCGACGTCCCACGTCTGCCCCCACGGCCACAGCATCCCGGGATTGATCTCGTTGCCCACCTGGACGTAGTCCGCGGTGATCCCCGCCGACTTCAGGGCGGTGAGCACCTCGACGGTGTGGTCGTGCACGTCGACGGCCAGCTGGGCGGCGTCATGGGTAGCCCAGGCGGCGGGCACGCCCTGCGCGCCGGGGTCGGTCCAGCGGTCGGAGTAGTGGAAGTCGACCATCAGCGCCATGCCCGCGGCCTTGATCCGCTTCGCGGTGGCGACCACGTGCGTGACCTCGTTGTACCCGTCGGCGGGGTCGACCCAGACCTTCAGCCGGCCGAGGTTCATGCCGGCGTCGGCGAGCAGCCGCACGGGGTCCCCGGGCGCGCCCGTGGCGGAGGCGTAGGTGGCTCCGGCGTCCTCGTTCTTGGCCAGCCCGGACAGGTCGCCGCCGCGGATGGCGCGCGTCACCTGCCCGGGGGCGAGCGAGACGTCGTCGACGCTCGCCCACGCGTTCGCGGGTCCGTCGGTGTCCACGGAGATGGTGCACGCCCCGCCGACCACGTAGGCGGACACGGACAGCCGGACCCACGCGTCGTCCTGCAGGGTGCCCGGCAGCGTGGTGGCGTCGTCGACGCCGCAGCCGGTCAGCCGCAGCGACGTGGCGTCCAGCCCGCCGGACTTGACCCACGCGCTCACGGTCCACCAGCCGTCGGCCAGCCCTTCGACGCGCTGGGACGTGCTCACCCGGTACCGCGACGCCGACCAGTGCGTGAGCCGCGAACCGTCGCGCCCGCCGCTCTCCACGGCGGCGCCCGTGCCGGTGACCGTCCAGCCGGTCAGGCCCTGCTCGAACCCGGCGTTGTCGACGACCCCGGGCGTCGGGTCGGCGGCGGGGACCGGCGCGGGGGGCGGCGAGCCGGCGGTCAACGCCAGCACCGTCCCGAGCGCCGCGGCGCAGGACCACCAGAACCGTGCATGAACCCTCATCCTCGTCCTCCTTGACGTGGTGGCGGCCGACGGGCGGGAGCGCCCGCGGGGTGGTTCAGCTGGTGCGGCCCTCCTCGACGACGACGACGCCGCCCGCGGGGACCTTGACCGACCCGTGCGCGACGTCGCCGGTGAGCAGCAGGACGCCGTCGGCGGGGATCGCGACGGGCTCGTCGCCGTGGTTGATGGCGATCACGTAGTCGGCGTCGGCGCCGTGCCGGCGGACCACCTCGACCTCGTCGGGGAGCCCGCTGGGGGCCAGCCCGGCGTCGGCGTAGACGGGGGCCATGACGGTCTCGAGCGCGTCGGCGTCGAGCGCCGTCGACACGTACCACCCGACGCCGTCGCCGTGCTGGTGCCGGGTGATCGCGGGTCGGCCGGCGGCGGGGCCGTCCGCGTAGGCGGAGACCACCCGCGCACCCTCGAGGGCCAGGTCCTCGGTCCAGGTCCTGGCGACGAGACCGTTGTCGAGGTGCACCCGGCCGCCCTCGCGCAGCGGCAGGAACTCCTCGACGGTCAGGCCCAGCGCGTCGCGCAGGGGAGCGCCGTACCCGCCCACGTGCACCGCGTCGGACTCGTCGACGATCGCGGAGAAGTACGAGGTGAGCAGCGTGCCGCCGCCGGCCACGTACCGCGTCAGGTTCTCGCTGGCGGCGGTGCTGAGCAGGTAGGAGGCCGGGGCCAGGACGAGCCGGTACGGCGCCAGGTCGGCGTCCGGCAGGACGAAGTCCACGGTGAGCCCGTCGCGCCACAGCCGGTCGTAGTACGCCATGACGCGCTCGCGGTGGTCGAGGTCCACGCTCGGGCGCCACTCGAGGTCCTGCGCCCAGAACGACTCCCAGTCCCACAGGATCGCGACGTCGGCGTGCACGCGGGAGCCCAGCACCGGGGTGAGCCGCTGCAGGTCCGCGCCGAGCGTCACCACCTCGCGCCACACCCGCGACGACGTGCCCGCGTGCGGCAGCATCGCGGAGTGGAACTTCTCCGCACCCGAGCGCGAGGCGCGCCACTGGAAGAACAGGATCGCGTCGGCCCCGCGCCCGAGGTGGCTGAACGCGTTGCGGGCCATCTCCCCGGCGCGCTTGGCGACGTTGCGGGGCTGCCAGTTGACCGCCGACGTCGAGTGCTCCATGAGCATCCACGGCCGGCCCTGCGCGACGGACCGCGTGAGGTCGGCGACGAAGGCCAGCTGCACGTGGCCGCGCTCGTCGGCGGCCGTGAGGTAGTGGTCGTTGGAGACGACGTCCACCTCACGGGCCCACTTCCACAGGTCGATCGACGGGCACGACCCCGCCTGGAAGTTGGTGGTGACCGGGATGTCGGAGTGCGCACGGATGGCGTCGCGCTCGGCGACGAACGCCTGCCGCAGGGCGTGGTCGCTGAACCGGGCGAAGTCGAGGCGCTGCGCGGGGTTGACCACACTGGGGGCTACCGACGGCGGGTTCACGTGGTCCCACGACCCGTAGCGCTGACCCCAGAACGCCGTTCCCCACGCGTCGTTGAGCGCGTCGAGCGAGCCGTAGCGCTCCTGCAGCCATCCGCGGAACGCGACCGCGGCGGACGCCGAGTAGTCCTCACCCACGGGTGCGCCGTACTCGTTGTGCACGTGCCAGAGCGCGACCGCGGGGTGCCGGCCGTAGCGCTGCGCCAGCTCGGAGGCGATCCGGGTGGACGCGCGCAGGTAGGCGGGGTGGCTCGGGCCGGCCAGGCCGCGTGACCCGAAGCCCAGGACGGTGCCGTCGCGCGTGACGATCCGCGCGTCCGGGTAGGTGGCGAAGAACCAGGCGGGCGGCGACGCCGTCGGCGTTCCCAGGTCGACCCGGATGCCGTTCTCGTGCAGCAGGTCGATCAGCCCGTCCAGCCAGCCGAACTCGAAGACGCCCTCGGTCGGCTCGAGCAGGGCCCAGGAGAAGATCCCGATGCTGACCAGGTTGACGCCGGCCTCGCGCATGAGGGCCACGTCCTGCGCCCAGACCTCCTGCGGCCACTGCTCCGGGTTGTAGTCGCCGCCGTAGGCGATCCCGTCGAGGCCGAGAGGCCAGGGGTAGTCAGGCATGACGCTCCATCGGGTCGAAGTCCTTGTGCACGGTCCCGGTTCTGCGACGCCGTACAACGAGGAGATAACACCACCTTCCTCCCTGTTGACAAGGCGCGAACCGGGTTGACTACTGTGAGCGTGCACAGCCAGAGGCGACCGTCAGAGGGCGCCCGTCCGGCGCGACGACGCGGCGGACCATGACAAGGAGGTCAGATGCGCCTGCACCATGGCATGAGGCTCGCGGCCGTCGTCGCGGCGACGGCCCTGCTCGCCACCGCGTGCTCGTCGGGGGACGACGGTGGTTCGGACGACACCGAGAGCGCCGGCGGGAAGGTCGAGCTGACGTTCTGGACCTGGGCGCCCGGGATGGACGAGGTCGCTGCGGCCTGGAACGCGGCCAACCCGGACATCCAGGTGACCGTCAACAAGCAGGACGGTGGCGACCCGGCGGTCACCAAGCTGCTGACCGCCATCAAGGCCGGCTCGGGAGCCCCGGACATCTTCCAGACCGAGTACCAGAAGATCCCCACGCTGGTCTCGTCGGACGCACTCCTGGACATCGCGGACGTCCTGCCCGAGGGCACGGCCGACCACTTCGCCGACGGCACCTGGGAGTCGGTGACCCTCGGCAGCGACGCCGTGTACGGCGTGCCGCAGGACTCCGGCCCCATGGAGCTGTACTACCGGGCCGACATCTTCGAGCAGTACGGCCTGGAGGTCCCGACGACGTGGGAGCAGTACGCCCAGGTCGCCGAGCAGCTGCACACCGCCGACCCGACCAAGTACCTCGGCACCTTCTCCGCGACCGACGCCGGCTGGTTCACCGGCCTGGCGCAGCAGGCCGGCGCCTCGTGGTGGGGCATCGACGGTGATGCCTGGTCGGTCGAGATCGACGCCGAGCCGACGCAGAAGGTCGCGCAGTACTGGGGCGACCTGGTGGAGCGGGGCGTCATCGACAACAAGCCGATGTACACCCCCGAGTGGAACGCGGCCCTCAACGACGGCACGCAGGCGGCCTGGGTCTCCGCGATCTGGGCGCCCGGGGTGCTGGAGGGCAACGCCCCCGACACCGTGGGCAAGTGGGCCATGGCGCCGCTGCCGCAGTGGAACGAGGGTGACGAGGCCACCGGCAACTGGGGCGGCTCGGCGTCGTCCGTGACGTCGCAGTCGAAGCACCCCGAGGAGGCCGCGGAGTTCATCGCCTGGATGAACACCAGCCAGGAGGGCGTCAACATCCTGGCCCAGGAGGGGGGTCTGTACCCGGCCGACATCCCCGGTCAGGCCGAGGCGCTCGCGGCGCCGCCCGCGTTCTTCCCCAACCAGGCGGACTTCTACACCGTGGCGTCGCAGATCGCCGAGACGGTGCAGCCGTTCACCTACGGCCCGAACGTCAACGTCGCCTTCTCGGCGTACAACGACGAGTTCGCCAAGGCCGCGGAGTCCCGGAAGGCCTCGGCGTTCGTGGACGCGGTCGCCAAGATGCAGAGCACCACGCTCGGCGACCTCGAGAACGCCGGGTTCACCGTCACCGAGTGACCCCACCCGCGGCCGCCCGTCGATCCCCGGCGGGCGGCCGCGCGCACCCTCGATGGAGAGGAGAGGCTGTGACCACCGTCGCCGCCGTCCCGAAGAAGCGCACCGGGCGGGCCGCCCCGTACGTGTACCTCGCCCCGGCGATGGTCCTGTTCACGCTGTTCCTCGCGCTGCCCATCGGGTACGCGTTCTACCTGAGCCTGCGCACGGTCAAGGTCAGCGGCCTGGGACTGGGCAAGGGCGCGCGCACCGAGGTCTGGGCCGGCCTCGACAACTACGCGCGTGCGCTCTCGTCTCCCGACTTCGTCGCCTCGGTCGGCCGGGTCGCCGTGTACGGCCTCGTCCTCGTGCCGACGATGCTCGGCCTCGCGCTGCTGTTCGCCCTGCTGCTCGACTCGCGCCGCACCCGCGCCACGGGGTTCTCGCGGACCTCGATCTTCCTGCCGTACGCGGTGCCCGCCGTGATCGCGTCGCTGCTGTGGGGCTTCCTCTACCTGCCGCGGGTGAGCCCGTTCTACTACGTGTTCGACCGGCTCGGGTGGGAGGTCCCCGACATCCTGGCGCCGGGCCTGGTGACGTTCGGGATCGCGAACATCGGCCTGTGGGGCGGGGTCGGCTTCAACATGGTCGTCATCTACACCGCGCTCAAGGCGATCCCGACCGAGCTGTACGAGGCGGCGCGGCTGGACGGTGCCTCGGAGGTGGCGACCGCGCTGCGGATCAAGATCCCGATCGTCATGCCGTCCCTGATCCTCACGTTCCTGTTCTCGATGATCGCGACCCTGCAGGTGTTCGCCGAGCCGATGACGCTGCGGCCCCTGACCAACACGATCTCCACCACGTGGAGCCCGCTGATGCTCGTCTACCGCGACGCCTTCACGCGCGGCGACATCTACTCCGCCGCGGCGACGTCCGTGGTGATCGCCGTGGCCACGTTCGCGCTCTCGTTCGGCTTCCTGCGCCTGGTGCAGGGGCGTGCCTTCAGCCAGGAGAACAACTGACATGGCCTCGACCCTGACCTCGTCGCCCGCGTCGGTGCGCCGCCCCGCCGGCCCGCCGGCACCGCGCCCGCGACGGGTGCGTCCGTCGGTCCTGTCCACCGCGGTGCTGCTCGTCGGCGCCGCCTACTGCCTGCTGCCCGTGGTCTGGGTGCTGACCGCCTCGTCGAAGAGCGCGGCCGAGCTGTTCACCACGTTCACGTTCGCACCCTCGACCCACCTGTGGGAGAACGTCCAGGACCTGTCCGCCTACCGCGGCGGCCTCTACTGGCGCTGGATGCTCAACACGGCGCTCTACGCGGGCGTCGGCGCCCTGCTGTCGACGGTGGTGTCCGCGATGGCGGGCTACGGCCTGGCCAAGTTCTCGTTCACCGGCAAGGAGCTCATCTTCAACATCATCCTGGCCGGGGTGCTGGTGCCGGGCGTCATCCTGGCGATCCCGCAGTACCTGCTGCTGGCCGAGGTGGGGCTGACCAACACCTACTGGTCGGTGCTGCTGCCCAGCATCATCAGCCCGTACGGCATCTACCTCGCGCGCATCTACGCCGCGTCGTCGGTGCCGGACGACATCGTCGAGGCGGCCCGCACCGACGGCGCCCGGGAGTGGCGGATCTTCACCGGGATCTCGGTGCCGATGATGGTGCCCGGCCTGGTCACCGTGTTCCTGTTCCAGTTCGTCGGCATCTGGAACAACTACATGCTGCCGTTCATCATGCTCGGCGACGACAAGCTGTTCCCGATCACCGTCGGCCTGTCGGGCCTGCTCAACCAGGGGGCGTCGCAGCCCGCGATGTACACCTCGGTGATCACCGGGGCCCTGCTGTCGATCATCCCGCTGGCCGCGCTGTTCCTGACGCTGCAGCGCTACTGGCAGGTCGACCTGGCCGCCGGTGCGGTCAAGGCCTGAGCGTGCCGCCGGGCGCCCTAGAGTTCCGTTCGATGGACCCCACCCCTCAGCCGCGCAGGCGCCCGACGATCCGTGACGTCGCCGCCGCCGCCGGCGTGTCCCGCGGCACGGTCTCGCGCGTGATCAACGGCGGGCACTGGGTGTCGCCGGAGGCGCTCGCCGCGGTCGAGGAGGCCATCCGCACCACGGGCTACTCGGCGAACCAGCACGCCCGCTCCCTGGTGACGGGTCGCTCCAACTCGGTCGCGTTCCTGCTCACCGAGCCGCAGCACCTGCTGTTCGAGGACCCCAACTTCTCGATCCTGCTGCGGGGCGCCGCGCAGGCGCTGGCCCTGCGCGGGATGCCGTTGCTGCTCATGGTCGCCGGCACCCCGGAGGAGCAGCGGCAGGTCTCGACGTACGTCGGCGCCGGGCACGTCGACGGGGTGCTGGCCATCTCCTCGCACGCCGGCAACAAGCTGCTGGACGAGCTGGTCCGCCAGGGCATCCCGATGATCGCGTGCGGGATCCCCCTGGGCTACGAGGGCAGCGTCGGCTACGTCGCCGCCGACGACCTGGCGGGGGGCCGCCGGATGACGCGCCACCTGCTCGAGCGCGGGCGCACCCGCGTCGCGACGATCACCGGTCCGCTGGACACGCCGGGCGGCCGGCTGCGGCTCGAGGGGTACCGCCAGGAGCTCGGGGCCGCGTACGACGAGTCGCTCGTGGCGCACGGCGACTACTCGCGCGACGGGGGAGCGGCCGCGATGCGCGTGCTCCTCGACCGGCGCCCCGACCTCGACGCGGTGTTCGTCGGCTCCGACCTCATGGCCGCCGGCGCCCTCCAGGTGCTGCGCGAGGCCGGCCGGTCGGTCCCCGGTGACGTGGCCGTCGGCGGGTTCGACGACTCCGGCCTGGCCGCGACCCTCGACCCACCGCTGAGCACCATGCGTCAGCCGCTGGAGCGGATCAGCGCGGAGATGGTCCGCCTGCTGATCGAGGTCATCGAGGGCGGCGAACCCGCCGCGATCACCCTCCCCACGTCCCTGGTGGTCCGCGCCAGCACCTGACGGCACGCGCTCGCGGTCGAGAACACCGTGGGTCGCGTTCTGGCCCGCCGGAGCGCGGCCCAGGTTGTTCTCGCGCGGTTGCTGACAGACTCCCACCCATGGCCGAGAAGCTGCTGCTGCTGGACACCGCCTCGCTGTACTTCCGGGCGTACTTCGGGGTCCCCGACTCCGTGAAGGCACCGGACGGGACACCGGTCAACGCCGTCCGCGGGCTGCTGGACATGATCGCCCGCCTGGTCACCGACCACCGCCCGACGCGGCTGGTCATGTGCTGGGACGACGACTGGCGCCCGCAGTTCCGCGTGGACGCGATCCCGTCGTACAAGGCGCACCGCGTCGCGGCCGAGGTGCCCGGTACGACGGGGGCCGAGGAGGTCCCGGACACCCTGGCCCCGCAGGTCCCGATCATCGTGGAGGTGCTCGCCGCCCTGGGGATCGCGCGGGTCGGCGTCCCGGGCTACGAGGCCGACGACGTCATCGGCACCCTGGTCGCCCGCGAGGTCG
This window harbors:
- a CDS encoding chromosome partitioning protein → MSDASDGSDGTPVTTKMPDIRAEVRDDGTGEISIDGVVERVRMANLAEAGAAITTRIAALAGTVGRPVPVQVRDPDGVWSLMIHPDGLVDEAPALIDGDGSADGPADRDGSTGAVSSSQQAAFTGGDSAAPSVPATLPPLAEGTPSTPARGPAATRGSTSRPTGASADEDGVPASGGAGGPAATVGTGSGSTPLPTLDDLLAARHPVPASGPAEHGWRAGVRRLTFGVVSPAPGPVERRRRVDSASVRRTLDGPKTVVVINPKGGAHKTTATMLLAATFGLQRGGYTLAWDNNETRGTLGWRSSHADHTRTAVDLLNALPSLGPQGTVRIGDLDGFVRTQPSEQFDVLASDENSASASSVDADSFTALHQVLSRFYRVLVIDTGNNMRASNWQAAVGAADQIVVVSTVREDTAQSAAWALDALRATGHEEAVRRAVTVLSAPEPKVDKDLQKRLRSHFGALTRAVIDVPHDRALVSGGPIDYDSLDLTTRDAWLRVTAVVADGL
- a CDS encoding RNA polymerase sigma factor — encoded protein: MPSRTPSTPNGETTLSPDAPPDDTDPAEAGASGPDPSHDAVWFEALVRQHATAVHRFVVRRAGRDEAEDLAADVLTVAWRRRADVPDGAELPWLYRTAGFVVANHRRKGRPVPVGDVPEELDSDDPAVRAVQEERVREVLGALSPRDREILLLNAWEGLSGEELAHVLGIGRGGADAALSRARARLREVWAAAEA
- a CDS encoding glycosyl hydrolase 53 family protein, with product MRVHARFWWSCAAALGTVLALTAGSPPPAPVPAADPTPGVVDNAGFEQGLTGWTVTGTGAAVESGGRDGSRLTHWSASRYRVSTSQRVEGLADGWWTVSAWVKSGGLDATSLRLTGCGVDDATTLPGTLQDDAWVRLSVSAYVVGGACTISVDTDGPANAWASVDDVSLAPGQVTRAIRGGDLSGLAKNEDAGATYASATGAPGDPVRLLADAGMNLGRLKVWVDPADGYNEVTHVVATAKRIKAAGMALMVDFHYSDRWTDPGAQGVPAAWATHDAAQLAVDVHDHTVEVLTALKSAGITADYVQVGNEINPGMLWPWGQTWDVDPSDDVPGAQWDNLAAFLTAGHDAVKEVSPTTRTILHLTNINNGIGSLTWWFDEVTARGVPFDVIGLSYYGYWHGSLADLQEAVTTLSDRYDRDVVVVETAYPFTLDDDTPAWENILNTPDELVAGYPATPAGQASALRAVQDVVASAPGGRGLGTVYWEPAWTSVAGNGWDPADPTSGNAWENQAMFGFDGRLLPVAAELQADPVAPAARAASTTSLRVARGRGQHAAATVAHVSVRAGRTAPTGLVVVRDGGVEVGRALLRARDRGAVDVRLGPLPRGTHVLTAQYAGDLSVLGSTSRPLTVRR
- a CDS encoding beta-galactosidase; amino-acid sequence: MPDYPWPLGLDGIAYGGDYNPEQWPQEVWAQDVALMREAGVNLVSIGIFSWALLEPTEGVFEFGWLDGLIDLLHENGIRVDLGTPTASPPAWFFATYPDARIVTRDGTVLGFGSRGLAGPSHPAYLRASTRIASELAQRYGRHPAVALWHVHNEYGAPVGEDYSASAAVAFRGWLQERYGSLDALNDAWGTAFWGQRYGSWDHVNPPSVAPSVVNPAQRLDFARFSDHALRQAFVAERDAIRAHSDIPVTTNFQAGSCPSIDLWKWAREVDVVSNDHYLTAADERGHVQLAFVADLTRSVAQGRPWMLMEHSTSAVNWQPRNVAKRAGEMARNAFSHLGRGADAILFFQWRASRSGAEKFHSAMLPHAGTSSRVWREVVTLGADLQRLTPVLGSRVHADVAILWDWESFWAQDLEWRPSVDLDHRERVMAYYDRLWRDGLTVDFVLPDADLAPYRLVLAPASYLLSTAASENLTRYVAGGGTLLTSYFSAIVDESDAVHVGGYGAPLRDALGLTVEEFLPLREGGRVHLDNGLVARTWTEDLALEGARVVSAYADGPAAGRPAITRHQHGDGVGWYVSTALDADALETVMAPVYADAGLAPSGLPDEVEVVRRHGADADYVIAINHGDEPVAIPADGVLLLTGDVAHGSVKVPAGGVVVVEEGRTS
- a CDS encoding ABC transporter substrate-binding protein, yielding MRLHHGMRLAAVVAATALLATACSSGDDGGSDDTESAGGKVELTFWTWAPGMDEVAAAWNAANPDIQVTVNKQDGGDPAVTKLLTAIKAGSGAPDIFQTEYQKIPTLVSSDALLDIADVLPEGTADHFADGTWESVTLGSDAVYGVPQDSGPMELYYRADIFEQYGLEVPTTWEQYAQVAEQLHTADPTKYLGTFSATDAGWFTGLAQQAGASWWGIDGDAWSVEIDAEPTQKVAQYWGDLVERGVIDNKPMYTPEWNAALNDGTQAAWVSAIWAPGVLEGNAPDTVGKWAMAPLPQWNEGDEATGNWGGSASSVTSQSKHPEEAAEFIAWMNTSQEGVNILAQEGGLYPADIPGQAEALAAPPAFFPNQADFYTVASQIAETVQPFTYGPNVNVAFSAYNDEFAKAAESRKASAFVDAVAKMQSTTLGDLENAGFTVTE
- a CDS encoding carbohydrate ABC transporter permease — translated: MVLFTLFLALPIGYAFYLSLRTVKVSGLGLGKGARTEVWAGLDNYARALSSPDFVASVGRVAVYGLVLVPTMLGLALLFALLLDSRRTRATGFSRTSIFLPYAVPAVIASLLWGFLYLPRVSPFYYVFDRLGWEVPDILAPGLVTFGIANIGLWGGVGFNMVVIYTALKAIPTELYEAARLDGASEVATALRIKIPIVMPSLILTFLFSMIATLQVFAEPMTLRPLTNTISTTWSPLMLVYRDAFTRGDIYSAAATSVVIAVATFALSFGFLRLVQGRAFSQENN